Part of the Kitasatospora sp. NBC_00374 genome is shown below.
CCGGGTGTTCGAGGTCCTCGACGCGTTCACGACGACCCGCAAGGGCATCATCTCCAACCCGGGGCCGGGGGAGGCGGCGAAGGACCGCGCGGCGGCCGCGCTCCGGGCCGCGTTCGAGGGCCGGTTCACCGACGAGAGCCGAATCCACTGGGGGCCGAAGACCGGTCGCGGGATCTTCGACGCCGCGGTCGCCTCGTCGGGGGTGCCGGCCGGCGACTGCGTCTTCGTCGGCGAGGACCCCGACGAACGCGGCCAGGCCCGCGAGAGCGGTATGCGCACCGCGCCCCACCCGGTCTTCACCCTCGCCGCCGTCGAGGGACGGGCCGTCCTGTGGATCAGGATCGGCCTACCGGCGGGCTGGGGGCCGGTCACGCTGGACGAGGTGGCGAACGCCACCGAGGTCGTCCCGGTCCACGTCCCGTCCGAGCTGCTGGTGCTCGCCATGGCGACCGAGCGGGGCGTGGCCGTGCTCGAACAGGCCGCCTTCACCGTCGACCGGCGAGGTCCGGTGGAGGAGACCTCGGCCTTCCTGCTGCGCGACGACCGCCCGGTCCAGGCCCCGCGGGCGCTCGCGGAAGCCTCCGCCGCGCAGCGGCGGGCGGCCGAGGCCGATCTGCGCGCCGCCGCCGCGTTCGCCTTCGCCGCCGACCGGCTCGACGGCTCGGCCGCAGCCGCCGACGAGGCACCGCCGGTCGTCTCGCTCGGTACGGCGCCGGGCGGTGTCTACCTCGCCGTCCGCGCCGGCGCCCCGGTCGAGGAGCTGCACCTGCCCGGGACCAGGCCCGGGCACCTCGAACGGCTGCTCCCCGACCCGGCGCTGCTCTCGCGCCCGGGTGAGCCGCACGCCGCGGGACTGCTCGGGGACGGCTTCGCCGCCCTCGGGGCGCCTTCGCCGGAGACCGTCGCCGCGGTGCGGTCGACCGTCACCCCGGAGGCGATCCGCGGGCATGTCGCCCGCCTGTCCGGGGCTCGGCCGCTGGTCGACGGGGAGCCGTTGACGGTCCGTAGCCGGGACGTGTCGAGCGAGCAGAACCCGCTCGTCGTCGACGCGCTGGCCCGGCGCTTCCAGGACCTCGGCCTCGAGGTCAGGCGCCACTCGTTCAGCTGGCGGGGGCGGCGGCTGTTCAACGTGGAGGCCGAGCACCGGGTGGCGGGCGCGGACTCGGTGGTGCTGGTCACCGCGCACCTCGATTCGACCGCCGCCGAGGGCGAGTTCTTCGACGGGGCCGGCCGGCCGCGCCCGTACGATCCGGCGGCCGACCCGGCGCCCGGCGCCGACGACGACGGCAGTGGGGTCGCGGCGGTGCTGGCCACGGCCGAGTGCCTGCACGCGCTGGTCGCCGCCGGCCGGGTGCCGGCCAGCTCGCTGCGGTTCGTGCTGTTCAACGCGGAGGAACAGGGGCTGGTGGGCAGCAAGTTCTACGCCCGGGCGGCCGCCGCGGCGGGGGACGGCATCGCCGCCGTGCTGCAGATGGACATGATCGCGGGCTTCCAGGGCGGCACCCGCACGGTGGAGATCCACGCGGGGTCCGCCGTGCCCGGGCCGGCCGAGGAGGCCTCTCACGCGCTCGGGGGCATCCTCGGCACGGCCGTCGCGGCGGTGGAGCCCGGCCTGGTCGTCCAGCAGCTCACCGGGGACGAGGACCCGGCGGCGGGCCGCAGCGACCACGCGAGCTTCCACGAGCGCGGCTGGGCGGCCGTCGCGGTCTCCGAGAACTTCTTCGACGACACCGCCCCGGCGACCGGCACCCGGCAGTACCACCGGCCCGGTGACACCCTCACCGACCGGGACCACAGCACGGAGTACGCGACGTCCATCGCCCGCACCGTCGCGGCAGCCGCTCTGACTCTCGCGGGCCTCTGAGGCGCCACCACCGGCCTTGGAGCCGTCACCACCGAGGACCACGCCATGACCGACATGATCGACAAGCGGGACAAGGGCTACGACCGGTTCGCCGGCGACGTTGCCGAGCCCGGCAAGGTCAACCGTTTCACCGGGCACCTGAACGAGCTGAGGGTGTCCGGCGCGCCGAGCATCGCCGGCCTAGCCCCGGACGGCGGGGAGGACGTACCCGACGCCGTCTACATCGCCCACGCCAAGGCGTACGTCGCCTCGGCCGCCGGGGCGATGGGCTTCGCGGCCGACGAACCCGCCGAGTTCGAGGCCGACCCGAGCCTGACCACGACGAGCGAGGGCATGCGCGTCGTGAGCCTGCAGCAGGTGCTGAACGGCATCGAGGTCTGGGGGATGTCCCCGAAGGTCTGGCTGCACCGGGACGGCACGGTGGACCGGGTCGTCGGCGACACCGCCAGTGTGCCGGCCGACCTCCCGGCGAGTCCGGTGGTCCCGGCCGAATCCGCCCTGCGGGTGGCGGCGGCCAAGGCCGCCGAGGCACGGACCCTGCACACGGCGTTCGGCGACGACGAACTGCCCGGCCTCGACGTCTCGGCCGGTTTCGCGCGGGTGTCGTACCAGCCGAGCAGCGACCAGCCGATGACCTTCAGCAAGGGGGCGTTCGAGGAGGCCGTCCCGGCCCGGCTGGTCTACCTCAACATGGGGGAGGAGATCCGCCTCTGCTGGCTGTTCACCTTCTCCCGGGAGAACTTCGTCGCGCAGTACCGGGCCTTCGTCGAGGCGGACGGGCGGACGAAGGACCCGGACGCCCCGGAGATCCTCTACTTCTACGACACGGTGCGCCACGCCGTCGCGGGCCGGGTGTTCCGGCGCAATCCGGCCGAGAGCGGCTACGACCTCGCCGACTTCCCGCTGCCGTCGGCCGACTACCCGACGACGGTGCCGTCGACCGGGCTGCCCACCGGATTCCCGCTGCCCTGGCTGGACTTCGTGAACGGGACGGTGTCGACCGTCGGCAACAACGTGGCGGCCGTCAACGCGCGGGACCGCAAGCCGTTCGAGATCCCCCTCGACGTCACGGGCAGCGGGGTGTTCAGCCCGGCGGAGAACACCCCCGAGCAGTTCGTCACCAACATCTTCTTCTTCTGCAACTACATGCACGACTTCTTCATGATGCTCGGATTCACCGAGGAGCACGGGAACTTCCAGACCAAGAACGTCACCGGCAAGGGCAGGGGAGCCGACCCGGTCCTCGCCTTCGCCCACCCGGGTGCGGTGACCGGCACGGCCAACATGGCGACCCGGGCCGACGGCCAGGCCGCCGTGATGAACATGGGGATGGTCACCGGCACCGGCAACCACACGGCCAACGACGCGGACGTGGTCTTCCACGAGTTCACCCACGGCGTCACCAACCGGCTGGTCGGCGGGCTGTTCGACGCGGACGCCCTCAACGAGGACCAGTCCGTCGCGATGGGCGAGGGCTGGGGCGACTACTTCGCCCTGACCACCCGGAACTTCTCCCAGCCCGAGGAGCGGACCGTCACCGGCAGCTGGGTGGTCAAGCGGCCCGGCGGCATCCGGCAGCGGCCGTACGACACGCGGTACCCCGGCACGTTCGGGGACATCGGCAAGGGCCCGGGCGAGGTCGCGGGCGCCGGCAACGCCGACCTGAGCTACCAGGAGGTCCACGACGTCGGCGAGATCTGGTGCGCGACCCTGATGGAGCTGACCCGCAAGGTCTGCGCCGCGCTCGACGACAAGCAGCGGGGCTACCGGGTCAGCTGGCAGGCGGTCGTCGACGGCCTGAAGCTGACGCCGAAGAACCCGTCCTTCCTGGTGGCCCGGGACGCGATCCTGCGCGCCCTGCGGGCACTGCGGGGAGGGACGCTGACCCCGGCGGAGTACACCGCGGTCCGGCTCGCGGCCTGGGAGGCGTTCGCGAGGTTCGGGATGGGCTTCGACGCGTTCTCCCCGAACGCGTCCTTCGTCGGCTGCCACGGCGGCACGGCCATGCCGCCGGCCGGGTCGGAGGACTGACCGGGCGGGCCACCCGGCCGGGACAGCCGGCCGGGTGGCCCGGCCGTCGGGGCTCAGTCCGTCAGGGCTCAGTCGGTCAGGGTGATCCGGATGCCGATCGTGCCGCGCTCGCCGCGCCGCAGCCGGCTGCCCAGCAGGGTCACCACCCCGAGCAGGCCGTACTTCTGCCGCAGCAGCGTGCGGTAGGCCGCCGTCCGCTCGGGCGGGCAGATCTCCGCCACGGCCGGGTGGTTCTCACCGGTCGGGTTGCCGCGGGCGTCGCACGGACCGACCAGCACGTCGGCGCGGTTGCGGATCCGCCGCACCTTCCAGGACTCGGCGGCCGTCCAGATCCCCAGCGCGTCGCCGTCCCGGACCACCCAGACCGGGGTCGGCACCGCGGTGCCGTCCTTGCGGAAGGTGGTGACCAGCAGGTAGCTCCCGGTGGCGAGTCGGACGAGGCGTTCCAGCCGGTCGTTCGGTGTGGCATCCATGGCGCGCATTCTAGGCGCGTCGGGCACGCGGTCCGGCTACAGGGCCGATTCGGCGAGGTGGTCGGCGCTGCCGCCGCTCCACTCGACGAGGAAGAGGCTCGCGTCGTCCGTCGTGGTCCCGCCCCGCTCCCGCATCAGGGTGTGGGAGAGGCCCCGCACCATCTCCTGGACCCCTCGACTGGCAGGCCCGACCCGCTCGATGGTGGCGATCAGGCGTTCCTCGCCGAACTGCTCCCCGCCGGCGGTGTGCTCCTCGACGAGGCCGTCGGTGTAGAAGAGCAGTCGGTCACCGCGCCGGAGCTGGCACGTGTCGACCTGCGGGGTGGCCCCGCCGAAGCCGACGGGAAGGGTTCCGGGACTGTCCAGGGCCTCGACGACCTGGTGGTCCCGGATCAGCAGCGGCGCCGGGTGGCCGGCGTTGACCCACTGCAGCAGGCCGGTTCCGATGTCCAGGCGCATCATCTGGGCCGTGACGAACTGGTCGGGGCCGAACTGCTCGTCCACGGCGGCATCCATGAACGCGTACAGCTCGGCGAGCCCGACATCGGCGCGTCTGGCATGCCGGTAGGCGCCCACCGCGACGGTCGCCAGGACGGCGGCGTTCAATCCGTGGCCCATCGCGTCGATCATCGCCAGATGCAGGATGTCGTCGTTGAGGGCGTAGTCCAGACTGTCCCCGGCGACGGTGTAGGCGGGCTCCAGGATTCCGGCGACCGTGACCTGAGGCGTGTTCATCGACAGCGGGGGCAGCAGGGACCACTGGATCTCGGCAGCCACGCTCATCGGCTCGCGACGCCGCGCCTGGAAGAACCGGTCCGTATAGCCGTTCTTGGTGACCAGCATGTCGGCGACCAGACCCGCGAGACGTCTGAGCAGCCGACGGTCGTCGTCATCGATGCTGTCGAGGGTGACGGCCAGGACCCCGACCTCGTCACTGCCGTCCAGCAGTGGCAGGAACATCCGGGTGCCGTCGGCCGCCGGGTGCTCCGACGGGGCAGCGCGCAGGAACACCGCGCCGGCCGGGGAGTCGTCGATGGGCACCGGATCACCGACGAAGAGCCCCCGCCCCGGGAGCGGGACCAGCATGAGCTGGCCGTAGTCCTGCAGGAGGATCGAGACGTCCCTGCCGCCTATCGCCCGCACCTCCTCCGCCACCAACGGAGCGATGAGCTGGGGCGGCATCTCGTGAGCCCGGTCGAGCAGCTGCCCCAGCAGTCGCTCACCGAACCCCTCGGTCCGGTCCACCGCGGCCTCGCGGTGCTCCCGCGCGAATTCCGCCATGGGTACCTCGGTTCTGCGCAGCACTTCGGCAGGCCGGCTTCCCCGGCCTGCGTTCACCTGGATCCACGAGCGTTTCGCCGGCGTGTTCTCTGTTCAGCATCGCATCGCCGTCTGCACCGCGACACCTGGACCGGGGGCTGCTCGACCGCACGACCCCTGTCTCCGGCCCCCCCGGAACGGTGGCGGTCGGCCCATGCGGCGGTCCGCCACCGGCCGAGATTGAATTCTGCGAGCCCGGATTACCGTTCCGGGAATGTGCGGAGGAATTTCCGGAATGCGCACTTTGTGGAGTACGCTGGAATTTGCCGGGATAGCTCACCGGTAAGGGCGATCGCGAGGAGGTAAAACGTGCAGATCAATGAGGCAGGAGCCCTGACGCTGCGACTCGTGATCGAAGAATTCTTCCCCGCCTCCTCGGCGGGAGGGTGATCGAGGTCATCCAGGGGTGGGGGCCGCAGGCTCGAATCCTGTTGTACCGGCCGGCGTTCACGCAGGTCGTAGGCCGTCTTCGCAGAGATGCGGAGGCGGCCTTGCTGGTGGTTCGCCGAGCGGCCGGGGAATACCGTGGAAGCATGTCTGTCTACGTGAAACTTGCGCCTGAGGCCCGGTCGCCCGCCGAACCGTCCAGCGGGCCGCTGGACATGCAGTACGAGGACAAGCCCGTGAGCGTCACCTACGAGTACGACCTGCATCCGAGCGGGGCACTGCGGATCCTGCGCGTCTCGGAGAACGGTCCCCATGTCGTCGAGGGGTTCTTCGCGGCCGGGGCATGGCTTCAGGTCGCGGGCACCTACCGCCGGAGCGGTTCCGAGTACTGATTGCGGCGTCCGGGCGGCGGCGGCCCGCGGTCAGCGGAAGCAGTAGGAGTCCGAGGAGGCGTCGCCGCCGTGCAGGTGGGTCTGGTGCACCCGCAGCCCCTGGAACTCCTCACCGTGCGGGAAGAAGCGCGGGTCGACCGCCAGCCCGCCGGCGGCCGGGTCGGCGTCGAGCTTGATCATCCAGGGGGCGATGCCGCCGGGGTGGAACTGGTCGTCCCACGCGTCGTAGAGCGAGTCGTGCGCGAGCGCGCTGTCGCAGGCGTTCCAGCTGAAGTGGTGGAGCTCGTCGCCGGGTTCGGGGAGTTCGGCGAGGTGCAGCACCCGGCCGTAGGTCGGGGGCCGCGGGTCGGTGTCGACGGTGATCAGGGCGTCCGGGCGGCGGGCCGAGCGGTCGAACCCGGCGACGTAGGCGAGCTTCTCGGGTGGGGGCGGCGACCGCGTCCGAGGGCGTCCGGTACAGCGAGGGTCGGTGTGTCCGTGGGCGGCGTGATCTGCCATGGCGGCTCCTCTGCCCGACCGCGCCGACTGGCTCGGCTGGGGACGGGAAGTGACCGGTCATCAGGAGATGACCGGTCCAGCAGCCTTCCACAGGGTCGTGGGCGCACGGCAGGCGCGCGGGGGCGGGCGCGCAGCGCGGCGCCCGCCGCGCCGTCAGAGTTCCTCGGCGGACGCCTTCCCGCGGCCGAGCAGGGGTGAGCTGCTCCCGTCGAGCAGGACTCGGGCGACCAGCTCGGGGTTGTCGCCCATCGGGACGTGGCCGCAGTCGGCGAGCGGGACGAAGCGCGCGGTCGGCAGCAGTTGGCGGGCCCGGCGGCCCTGGGCGTAGGGCAGCAGGCGGTCCCGGCTGCCCCAGGCGATGGTCACCGGGACCTCGGCCGGGATGGCGGCGGGGAAGCGCGGGGCCTGCTCGGTGCGCCCGGCGACGAGGGTCTGCCGGAAGCCCGGCGCCTGCAGCAGGGCGCGGGTGTCGAGCAGGAGTTCCGCCGGGTCGAGCCGCTCGGGGCGGCCGTAGATCATGCCGAACATCAGCCTGCGGCCCTGCGGGTACTCCGCCAGCCTGGCCCGGACCGGCTCCGGGGTGCGGGCGGCGAACCGGTGCAGGTTCAGCACGCTGCGCGCGTACAGGAAGCCGGACCGGCGGTAGAAGCCGGCCGGGGAGAGCGCGGTCGCCGAGGAGGCGAGCCCGTGCCGGGCGGCGTGCAGCGTGAAGAGCCCGCCGAGTGAGTTTCCGGCCACGTGCGGGCGCTCGACGCCGATGGACGTCAGGAAGTCGCCGAGCACCCGCATCGCGCTGTCGATGGTGTACGGCATGCCGGCGGGCAGCGGCGGCGAGGCGCCGAAGCCGGGAAGGTCGACGGCGATCACCTCCCGCTCCCGGGCGAGCAGGTCCAGGACGGGCTTCCAGCCCTGCCAGCGGTGCCCGATGCCGTGCAGCAGAAGCAGTGGTGGGCCGTCGCCCCGGCGCTCGTGTACAAGGTCCATGACGACGAGCGTAGGCCGAAGTTACTCGCCAGTCACTCCCTTGTGAGAACTTTCGTCAATAGTCCGGAACCCGCCCTCGCCCGGCCCTGCCGGACCGCCCCGCAGCGCCGCCACCAGCTCGGGCACGAACGGCGCCGTGACCCCGAGGTCGGTGGCCCGCGGGTAGGCCGGATGCGCGGCGTACGAGGGCAGCTCGCGCAGCGCCCGCAGGCCGAAGTAGCCCGGGGGGCCGGGCTCCCGCGGGGCCGGCGGCGCCGGGTCGCGCCCGGCCGCCACGTCCGCCAGCGAGCGCTGGAACAGCCGGTGGCAGGCCTGGACGCCGCGCAGCAGTACCTGGTGGTACCGCGCCTCGGCGGCGACGGGGAAGGTCAGTTCGGCGAGCACCCGGCCGGTGTCCACGCCCGCGTCGACCTCGTGCAGCGTCGCGCCGTACTCCCGGTCGCCCCGCAGCAGCGCGAACGCCACCGCCGCCGAGGGCAGGCCGCGGTGCTGCGGCAGCAGGCCGTTGTGGATGTTGTAGATCCGCAGCCCCCGGGAGAGCAGCGGCGCGCGGAAGATCATCCGGTTGTTGACCGACCAGACCACGCCGTCGCCGCACCGGGCGAGCAGCTGCTCGGCCACCGCGTTGACGTCCGCGGTGGTCAGGTGCGCGGTGGCCGCGTCGCCCGGGTCGTCCGCGGGGTCGTCCGAGACCACCAGGTCGACCCGGTGGCCGGTGTCGAGGGCGTGGGTGACGGCCCGCCGGAGCAGGGCGCCGCGACCGACGAAGATCACGCCCTCGCCTCCTTCGCGGATGCGGACGCGGACGCGGGCGCCGATGCGCTGCGCTGTGCGGCCCGCACCGCGTCACTCACCCGTCGCAGTGTCAACTCCGCCATCGCATCGCCGAGTTCGTCCATGAAGACGTCCGCCGCGCGCGGGTCGAGCAGCTCCTCGGTGATGGTCGAGAGCATCTCCAGCACCGCCAGCGAGTCGCCGCCCAGATCCTGGAAGTCGGCGGCCGGGCCGATCGAACGGCGGTCCAGCCCGAGCGCCCGCGACCACACCCCGGCCACCCGCTCGGCCACCTCGTCCGGCGCCGGCCCCACGGCGACGGACGCGTCGGCCGCC
Proteins encoded:
- a CDS encoding M28 family peptidase; its protein translation is MSVLFFDIGATLADAAVGPDGSLVLHPLPRVFEVLDAFTTTRKGIISNPGPGEAAKDRAAAALRAAFEGRFTDESRIHWGPKTGRGIFDAAVASSGVPAGDCVFVGEDPDERGQARESGMRTAPHPVFTLAAVEGRAVLWIRIGLPAGWGPVTLDEVANATEVVPVHVPSELLVLAMATERGVAVLEQAAFTVDRRGPVEETSAFLLRDDRPVQAPRALAEASAAQRRAAEADLRAAAAFAFAADRLDGSAAAADEAPPVVSLGTAPGGVYLAVRAGAPVEELHLPGTRPGHLERLLPDPALLSRPGEPHAAGLLGDGFAALGAPSPETVAAVRSTVTPEAIRGHVARLSGARPLVDGEPLTVRSRDVSSEQNPLVVDALARRFQDLGLEVRRHSFSWRGRRLFNVEAEHRVAGADSVVLVTAHLDSTAAEGEFFDGAGRPRPYDPAADPAPGADDDGSGVAAVLATAECLHALVAAGRVPASSLRFVLFNAEEQGLVGSKFYARAAAAAGDGIAAVLQMDMIAGFQGGTRTVEIHAGSAVPGPAEEASHALGGILGTAVAAVEPGLVVQQLTGDEDPAAGRSDHASFHERGWAAVAVSENFFDDTAPATGTRQYHRPGDTLTDRDHSTEYATSIARTVAAAALTLAGL
- a CDS encoding M36 family metallopeptidase yields the protein MTDMIDKRDKGYDRFAGDVAEPGKVNRFTGHLNELRVSGAPSIAGLAPDGGEDVPDAVYIAHAKAYVASAAGAMGFAADEPAEFEADPSLTTTSEGMRVVSLQQVLNGIEVWGMSPKVWLHRDGTVDRVVGDTASVPADLPASPVVPAESALRVAAAKAAEARTLHTAFGDDELPGLDVSAGFARVSYQPSSDQPMTFSKGAFEEAVPARLVYLNMGEEIRLCWLFTFSRENFVAQYRAFVEADGRTKDPDAPEILYFYDTVRHAVAGRVFRRNPAESGYDLADFPLPSADYPTTVPSTGLPTGFPLPWLDFVNGTVSTVGNNVAAVNARDRKPFEIPLDVTGSGVFSPAENTPEQFVTNIFFFCNYMHDFFMMLGFTEEHGNFQTKNVTGKGRGADPVLAFAHPGAVTGTANMATRADGQAAVMNMGMVTGTGNHTANDADVVFHEFTHGVTNRLVGGLFDADALNEDQSVAMGEGWGDYFALTTRNFSQPEERTVTGSWVVKRPGGIRQRPYDTRYPGTFGDIGKGPGEVAGAGNADLSYQEVHDVGEIWCATLMELTRKVCAALDDKQRGYRVSWQAVVDGLKLTPKNPSFLVARDAILRALRALRGGTLTPAEYTAVRLAAWEAFARFGMGFDAFSPNASFVGCHGGTAMPPAGSED
- a CDS encoding PPOX class F420-dependent oxidoreductase, with translation MDATPNDRLERLVRLATGSYLLVTTFRKDGTAVPTPVWVVRDGDALGIWTAAESWKVRRIRNRADVLVGPCDARGNPTGENHPAVAEICPPERTAAYRTLLRQKYGLLGVVTLLGSRLRRGERGTIGIRITLTD
- a CDS encoding PP2C family protein-serine/threonine phosphatase, translating into MAEFAREHREAAVDRTEGFGERLLGQLLDRAHEMPPQLIAPLVAEEVRAIGGRDVSILLQDYGQLMLVPLPGRGLFVGDPVPIDDSPAGAVFLRAAPSEHPAADGTRMFLPLLDGSDEVGVLAVTLDSIDDDDRRLLRRLAGLVADMLVTKNGYTDRFFQARRREPMSVAAEIQWSLLPPLSMNTPQVTVAGILEPAYTVAGDSLDYALNDDILHLAMIDAMGHGLNAAVLATVAVGAYRHARRADVGLAELYAFMDAAVDEQFGPDQFVTAQMMRLDIGTGLLQWVNAGHPAPLLIRDHQVVEALDSPGTLPVGFGGATPQVDTCQLRRGDRLLFYTDGLVEEHTAGGEQFGEERLIATIERVGPASRGVQEMVRGLSHTLMRERGGTTTDDASLFLVEWSGGSADHLAESAL
- a CDS encoding selenium-binding protein SBP56-related protein; the encoded protein is MADHAAHGHTDPRCTGRPRTRSPPPPEKLAYVAGFDRSARRPDALITVDTDPRPPTYGRVLHLAELPEPGDELHHFSWNACDSALAHDSLYDAWDDQFHPGGIAPWMIKLDADPAAGGLAVDPRFFPHGEEFQGLRVHQTHLHGGDASSDSYCFR
- a CDS encoding alpha/beta fold hydrolase: MDLVHERRGDGPPLLLLHGIGHRWQGWKPVLDLLAREREVIAVDLPGFGASPPLPAGMPYTIDSAMRVLGDFLTSIGVERPHVAGNSLGGLFTLHAARHGLASSATALSPAGFYRRSGFLYARSVLNLHRFAARTPEPVRARLAEYPQGRRLMFGMIYGRPERLDPAELLLDTRALLQAPGFRQTLVAGRTEQAPRFPAAIPAEVPVTIAWGSRDRLLPYAQGRRARQLLPTARFVPLADCGHVPMGDNPELVARVLLDGSSSPLLGRGKASAEEL
- a CDS encoding formyltransferase family protein; the protein is MIFVGRGALLRRAVTHALDTGHRVDLVVSDDPADDPGDAATAHLTTADVNAVAEQLLARCGDGVVWSVNNRMIFRAPLLSRGLRIYNIHNGLLPQHRGLPSAAVAFALLRGDREYGATLHEVDAGVDTGRVLAELTFPVAAEARYHQVLLRGVQACHRLFQRSLADVAAGRDPAPPAPREPGPPGYFGLRALRELPSYAAHPAYPRATDLGVTAPFVPELVAALRGGPAGPGEGGFRTIDESSHKGVTGE